The sequence below is a genomic window from Streptosporangium lutulentum.
ATCCGCCAGTTTCTCGACATCGGCTCCGGTCTTCCCAGCCAGGGAAACGTGCACGAGATCGCTCACGAGACCGATCCGGAGACGCGGGTCGTCTACGTCGACAACGACCCGATGGTCCTCGTGCACGGCAGGGCGCTTCTCGACAAGTCCGACACGACCACCGTCATCCAGGCCGACATCCGCGAACCGGACGCGATCCTGGAGCACCCGCAGGTCCGGAAGCTCATCGACTTCAACGAGCCGGTCGGACTCCTGCTGTTCAGCATCCTGCACCATCTCAACGACGAGGAGGACCCGGACGGCATAGCGGCCCGCCTCCGCGACGCGCTCCCCTCAGGCAGTTACATCGCGGTGTCCCACTTCCACAACCCGGGTGCCGAGCGTCCCGTCGTCTCCCAGCAGGCCGCCGAGGCCGAGCGGATCTTCAACGAGAACCTGGGCACCGGACGGTGGCGCACCCGGGAGGAGATCCTCGGCTACTTCGGCGATCTGGAAGTGCTGGAGCCGGGCCTGGTGCCGCTGGTGGAGTGGCGGCCGGATTCGTAC
It includes:
- a CDS encoding SAM-dependent methyltransferase; its protein translation is MPDRDEDRNVAEDRPEHAPSGIDVSKPSISRVYDFMLGGKDNFAADRQLAEMALKIAPDAPAAARSNREFLRRVVRHLTAEAGIRQFLDIGSGLPSQGNVHEIAHETDPETRVVYVDNDPMVLVHGRALLDKSDTTTVIQADIREPDAILEHPQVRKLIDFNEPVGLLLFSILHHLNDEEDPDGIAARLRDALPSGSYIAVSHFHNPGAERPVVSQQAAEAERIFNENLGTGRWRTREEILGYFGDLEVLEPGLVPLVEWRPDSYDDHEVGITYYTYVGGVARKP